A stretch of Phragmites australis chromosome 12, lpPhrAust1.1, whole genome shotgun sequence DNA encodes these proteins:
- the LOC133886742 gene encoding calcium-dependent mitochondrial ATP-magnesium/phosphate carrier protein 1-like, with amino-acid sequence MASDRPFEALLAAARGALAHLHLPIHISGSNSIPDSNPKQHKQQREPDCLLHLHVVVTNFLHKPLKSFARCFRSDTKRAQRRAKQSPPQHLELLLCIAFDAFAHNLHVLEHACKQKGAEFGIATRQLDQFEVLRKVIDGKRADFDGFLSNLGFAKVGAPPPPASIMGASPTPAPASDQEDGGGIEDREGVDSGIGTPQLPQTLAARLLDLPLSNVERLRSTLPTVSLTELIELLPQLVGRSITSADGHPDKKKLFSVQDFFRYAEVEGKRFFEELDRDGDGQVTLEDLEIAMRKRRLPRRYARDFLRRTRSNFFSKSIGWKQFLSLMEQKEPTILRAYTTLCLSKSGTLHKNQILTSLKGAGLPANEDNAAAMLRYLNADSEGSISYGHFRNFMLLLPSERLEDDPRNIWFEAATVVAVPPPVEISTGSVLKSALAGGLASALSTSLMHPIDSMKTRVQASTLSFPDLISELPQIGLRGLYRGSIPAILGQFSSHGLRTGIFEASKLVLINVAPTLPEIQVQSMASFCSTVLGTAVRIPCEVLKQRLQAGIFNNVGEAIVGTMRQDGPKGFFRGTGATLCREVPFYVAGMCLYAEAKKAAQHVLDRDLEPWETVAVGALSGGLAAVVTTPFDVMKTRMMTAPPGTPVSMQMIVFSILRNEGPLGLFKGAVPRFFWIAPLGAMNFAGYELAKKAMIKDENDSKESIHEKKAMVGSRG; translated from the exons ATGGCGTCCGACCGCCCCTTCGAGGCCTTGCTGGCCGCTGCTCGCGGCGCCCTCGCCCACCTCCACCTTCCCATCCACATCTCCGGATCCAATTCCATTCCAGATTCCAACCCCAAACAGCACAAGCAGCAACGCGAGCCCGactgcctcctccacctccacgtcGTCGTCACCAACTTCCTTCACAAGCCCCTCAAATCATTCGCGAGATGCTTCCGCAGCGACACCAAGCGCGCCCAGCGACGGGCCAAACAATCCCCCCCGCAGCACCTGGAGCTCCTGCTCTGCATTGCCTTTGACGCCTTCGCCCACAACCTGCACGTACTAGAGCACGCCTGCAAGCAAAAAGGCGCCGAATTTGGTATCGCCACCCGACAGCTCGATCAATTTGAGGTTCTCAGGAAGGTGATCGATGGGAAGAGGGCCGATTTCGATGGATTCCTTTCCAACCTGGGTTTTGCAAAGGTCGGGGCACCGCCACCGCCTGCAAGCATCATGGGTGCCTCCCCTACCCCAGCGCCGGCTAGCGACCAGGAGGATGGTGGTGGAATTGAGGACAGGGAAGGGGTGGACAGTGGCATTGGTACACCACAGCTGCCACAGACATTAGCTGCTCGGCTGCTTGACCTCCCGTTGTCGAATGTGGAGCGCCTGCGGTCAACACTGCCCACAGTTTCACTGACAGAGTTGATCGAGTTACTCCCGCAGCTGGTAGGCAGATCGATAACGTCGGCAGATGGACATCCTGACAAGAAGAAGCTTTTCTCCGTGCAGGACTTCTTCAGATATGCAGAAGTTGAAG GAAAGCGGTTCTTTGAAGAGTTGGACAGAGATGGTGATGGTCAAGTCACTCTAGAAGATCTCGAAATTGCAATGAGGAAGAGGCGATTACCTAGGAGGTATGCCCGAGATTTCTTACGGCGTACAAGAAGCaactttttttcaaaatcaattGGGTGGAAGCAATTTTTATCCTTGATGGAACAGAAGGAGCCAACCATTCTCCGAGCATATACCACGTTGTGTTTGAGCAAGTCTGGAACACTTCACAAGAATCAAATCTTGACATCCTTAAAAGGTGCAGGCCTTCCGGCCAATGAAGATAATGCCGCTGCCATGCTACGGTATCTAAATGCAGATTCAGAAGGATCAATCTCATATGGTCATTTCCGCAATTTCATGCTTCTACTTCCTTCAGAACGCCTTGAGGATGATCCTCG GAACATTTGGTTTGAAGCTGCTACCGTTGTTGCTGTTCCCCCACCTGTTGAAATATCCACAGGAAGTGTTTTGAAGTCTGCTTTAGCTGGAGGTCTTGCTAGTGCGCTCTCTACCTCTCTGATGCATCCTATTGATTCAATGAAG ACACGTGTGCAAGCATCCACGCTCTCATTTCCAGATCTCATTTCAGAGCTTCCACAAATTGGGCTTCGAGGATTGTATCGAGGTTCTATCCCAGCAATTCTTGGCCAGTTTTCAAG CCATGGTTTGAGGACAGGAATCTTTGAAGCAAGCAAGCTTGTATTAATTAATGTCGCTCCAACACTTCCAGAGATTCAG GTGCAATCCATGGCTTCCTTCTGCAGCACAGTCCTGGGGACAGCTGTCCGTATCCCTTGTGAGGTTCTTAAGCAGCGTTTGCAGGCTGGAATCTTCAACAATGTAGGGGAGGCCATTGTTGGCACCATGCGACAGGATGGCCCAAAAGGCTTTTTTCGCGGTACTGGGGCCACTCTTTGTCGTGAGGTTCCTTTCTATGTTGCTGGAATGTGCCTCTATGCTGAAGCTAAAAAG GCAGCACAGCATGTTCTGGACAGAGACTTGGAACCATGGGAAACAGTAGCAGTTGGAGCATTGTCTGGAGGACTTGCAGCAGTTGTTACCACTCCCTTTGATGTGATGAAGACGCGGATGATGACTGCCCCTCCAGGCACACCAGTGTCCATGCAGATGATAGTCTTCTCCATCCTCCGAAATGAGGGCCCTCTTGGGCTCTTCAAGGGTGCGGTCCCCCGCTTCTTCTGGATTGCTCCTCTCGGAGCAATGAACTTTGCAGGATATGAGCTCGCCAAGAAGGCGATGATCAAAGATGAGAATGATTCCAAAGAGTCGATACATGAGAAGAAAGCCATGGTGGGTTCACGAGGATAA
- the LOC133887443 gene encoding protein transport protein Sec61 subunit beta-like gives MARSSSQSQSSVGGAAGSRPATVGPRGTPAAAAGMRRRRATATGGGGGGGFSGGSNMLRFYTDEAPGLRLSPTMVLVMSVCFIGFVTALHVFGKLYRSRTAAAYA, from the coding sequence ATGGCCCGCTCCTCCTCACAGTCCCAGTCCTCCgtcggcggcgccgccggcTCCCGCCCGGCCACCGTCGGGCCCCGTGGCACGCCCGCTGCGGCTGCCGgcatgcgccgccgccgcgcaacCGCGACCGGTGGCGGTGGGGGAGGGGGCTTCTCCGGCGGCAGCAACATGCTGCGCTTCTACACCGACGAGGCGCCGGGCCTGCGCCTCTCGCCCACCATGGTGCTCGTCATGTCCGTCTGCTTCATCGGCTTCGTCACCGCACTCCACGTCTTCGGCAAGCTCTACCGCTCCCGCACCGCCGCCGCATACGCCTGA
- the LOC133886807 gene encoding clathrin heavy chain 1-like, with the protein MAAANAPIAMREALTLTSLGIAPQFVTFTHVTMESEKYICVRETSPQNSVVIVDMAMPMQPLRRPITADSALMNPNTRILALKAQISGTTQDHLQIFNIEAKTKIKSHQMPEQVVFWKWITPKLLGLVTQTSVYHWSIEGDSEPAKMFDRTANLANNQIINYRCDPSEKWLVLIGIAPGAPERPQLVKGNMQLFSVDQQRSQALEAHAASFATFKVVGNENPSTLICFASKTINAGQITSKLHVIELGAQPGKPGFSKKQADLFFPPDFQDDFPVAMQISQKYGLVYVITKLGLLFVYDLETAAAVYRNRISPDPIFLTAESSTTGGFYAINRRGQVLHATVNDATIVPFVSGQLNNLELAVNLAKRANLPGAENLVVQRFQELFAQTKYKEAAELAAESPQGLLRTPETVAKFQSVPVQAGQTPPLLQYFGTLLTRGKLNAFESLELSRLVVNQNKKNLLENWLAEDKLECSEELGDLVKTVDNDLALKIYIKARATPKVVAAFAERREFDKILIYSKQVGYTPDYLFLLQTILRTDPQGAVNFALMMSQMEGGCPIDYNTITDLFLQRNLIREATAFLLDVLKPNLPEHAFLQTKVLEINLVTYPNVADAILANGMFSHYDRPRIAQLCEKAGLYLRALQHYAELPDIKRVIVNTHAIEPQALVEFFGTLSIEWALECMKDLLLVNLRGNLQIVVQAAKEYSDQLGVDACIKLFEQFKSYEGLYFFLGSYLSSSEDPDIHFKYIEAAARTGQIKEVERVTRESNFYDAEKTKNFLMEAKLPDARPLINVCDRFGFVPDLTHYLYTNNMLRYIEGYVQKVNPGNAPLVVGQLLDDECPEDFIKGLILSVRSLLPVEPLVDECEKRNRLRLLTQFLEHLVSEGSQDVHVHNALGKIIIDSNNNPEHFLTTNPFYDSRVVGKYCEKRDPTLAVVAYRRGQCDDELINVTNKNSLFKLQARYVVERMDGDLWDKVLQPENEYRRQLIDQVVSTALPESKSPEQVSAAVKAFMTADLPHELIELLEKIVLQNSAFSGNFNLQNLLILTAIKADPSRVMDYVNRLDNFDGPAVGEVAVEAQLYEEAFAIFKKFNLNVQAVNVLLDNIRSIERAEEFAFRVEEDAVWSQVAKAQLREGLVSEAIESFIRADDAAHFLDVIRAAEEANVYNDLVKYLLMVRQKAREPKVDGELIFAYAKIDRLSDIEEFILMPNVANLQNVGDRLYDEELYEAAKIIYAFISNWAKLAVTLVKLKQFQGAVDAARKANSAKTWKEVCFACVDAEEFRLAQICGLNIIVQVDDLEEVSEYYQNRGCFSELISLMESGLGLERAHMGIFTELGVLYARYRTEKLMEHIKLFSTRLNIPKLIRACDEQQHWKELTYLYIQYDEFDNAATTIMNHSPDAWDHMQFKDVCVKIANVELYYKAVHFYLQEHPDLINDMLNVLALRLDHTRVVDIMRKAGQLHLVKPYMVAVQSNNVTAVNEALNELYVEEEDYERLRESVDMHDNFDQISLAQKLEKHELLEMRRIAAYIYKKAGRWKQSIALSKKDNMYKDCMETCSQSGDRELSEDLLVYFIEQGKKECFASCLFICYDLIRPDVALELAWVNNMVDFAFPYLLQLVREYTSKVDDLVKDKIESQKEERAKENEEKDLVAQQNMYAQLLPLALPAPPMPGMSGPPPPMGGMGMPPMGGMGMPPMGPGPMPAFGMPPMGSY; encoded by the exons ATGGCGGCGGCCAACGCCCCCATCGCCATGCGCGAGGCTCTCACG CTGACGAGCCTGGGCATCGCGCCCCAGTTCGTCACCTTCACCCATGTCACCATGGAGTCGGAGAAGTACATCTGCGTCCGCGAGACCTCCCCGCAGAACAGCGTCGTCATCGTCGACATGGCCATGCCCATGCAGCCACTCCGACGACCCATCACCGCCGACTCCGCGCTCATGAACCCCAACACCAGAATCCTCGCACTCAAAG CTCAAATATCTGGAACAACACAGGATCACCTTCAAATATTTAATATCGAGGCTAAAACGAAAATAAAGTCTCATCAGATGCCAGAGCAG GTTGTGTTTTGGAAATGGATCACTCCTAAGCTGTTGGGTTTAGTAACACAAACATCAGTTTATCATTGGTCAATTGAAGGTGATTCTGAACCTGCCAAGATGTTTGATAGGACAGCTAATTTGGCAAATAATCAAATCATCAACTATCGATGTGACCCATCGGAGAAGTGGCTTGTTCTTATTGGAATCGCACCTGGTGCTCCAGAG AGGCCACAACTGGTGAAGGGAAATATGCAACTTTTTTCTGTTGATCAGCAGCGTAGCCAAGCACTCGAAGCCCATGCAGCATCTTTTGCAACATTTAAG GTTGTTGGTAACGAGAACCCGTCAACACTTATCTGTTTTGCCTCAAAGACAATTAATGCTGGACAGATCACTTCAAAGTTACATGTTATTGAATTGGGTGCCCAGCCAG GGAAGCCTGGATTTTCTAAGAAGCAAGCCGACCTCTTCTTTCCACCAGATTTCCAGGATGATTTTCCTGTGGCGATGCAG ATCTCACAAAAGTATGGCCTTGTCTATGTAATTACAAAGCTTGGCCTTTTGTTTGTATATGACTTGGAAACTGCTGCAGCAGTTTACAGAAATAGAATCAGCCCAGATCCTATTTTCTTGACAGCAGAATCCTCCACAACAGGTGGTTTTTATGCCATCAACAGGAGAGGGCAGGTTTTACATGCCACAGTTAATGATGCAACCATTGTGCCTTTTGTCAGTGGTCAA TTAAACAACCTTGAGCTCGCTGTGAATCTTGCCAAGAGAGCTAATCTTCCTGGTGCAGAGAACTTG GTTGTGCAAAGATTCCAGGAACTGTTTgcacaaacaaaatacaaagAAGCAGCTGAGCTGGCTGCAGAATCTCCTCAGGGCCTCCTGAGAACACCTGAGACTGTTGCCAAATTTCAG AGTGTTCCTGTGCAAGCTGGGCAAACACCCCCATTATTGCAGTACTTTGGTACATTGCTAACTCGAGGGAAGCTCAATGCCTTCGAGTCTCTTGAGCTATCTCGACTTGTTGTCAATCAGAACAAAAAGAACCTTCTGGAAAATTGGTTGGCAGAAGACAAGCTGGAGTGCAGTGAAGAACTTGGAGATCTTGTCAAG ACTGTGGACAATGATCTTGCACTGAAAATATACATAAAGGCTAGGGCGACCCCTAAAGTTGTTGCTGCTTTTGCTGAAAGGAGAGAGTTTGACAAGATACTTATATATTCAAAGCAG GTTGGGTACACTCCAGAttatctcttcctcctccagacCATCTTACGCACGGATCCACAG GGTGCTGTGAACTTTGCTCTCATGATGTCACAAATGGAGGGAGGTTGTCCAATAGATTATAATACTATAACTGATCTCTTCCTTCAG AGAAACTTGATACGAGAGGCAACAGCTTTTCTGTTGGATGTTTTGAAACCTAACTTGCCAGAGCATGCTTTTCTTCAAACCAAG GTTTTGGAGATCAACTTAGTGACGTACCCAAACGTTGCTGATGCCATTCTTGCTAATGGTATGTTCAGTCATTACGACCGCCCTCGTATTGCTCAGCTGTGTGAAAAGGCTGGCTTGTACCTGCGAGCCCTCCAG CATTACGCAGAGTTACCTGACATCAAGCGTGTCATTGTAAATACCCATGCCATTGAGCCACAG GCACTTGTTGAGTTCTTTGGCACCCTTTCAATTGAGTGGGCATTAGAGTGCATGAAGGACCTTCTACTGGTCAATCTGAGGGGAAATCTTCAAATAGTTGTGCAG GCTGCGAAAGAATACTCGGATCAGCTAGGAGTTGACGCTTGTATAAAACTATTTGAGCAGTTCAAATCTTACGAGGGCCTTTACTTTTTCTTGGGATCCTATCTGAGCTCCAG TGAGGACCCAGATATCCATTTCAAATACATAGAAGCAGCTGCAAGGACTGGACAGATCAAAGAAGTTGAACGCGTAACCAGAGAGTCTAACTTTTATGATGCTGAGAAGACAAAGAACTTTTTGATGGAAGCAAAACTACCTGATGCCCGCCCACTGATTAATGTTTGTGACCGCTTTGGTTTTGTTCCAGATCTAACTCACTATCTGTATACGAACAATATGCTTCGGTATATCGAAGGTTATGTACAGAAA GTGAATCCTGGAAATGCTCCCTTGGTAGTGGGGCAACTACTCGATGACGAGTGCCCTGAAGATTTCATCAAGGGTTTGATTCTCTCTGTTCGTTCTCTCCTTCCTGTTGAGCCACTAGTTGACGAATGCGAGAAGAG GAACCGCCTACGGTTGCTCACACAGTTCTTGGAGCATTTAGTGAGCGAGGGTAGCCAAGATGTGCATGTCCATAATGCTCTTGGGAAAATCATCATTGACAGCAACAATAATCCAGAGCATTTCCTTACCACCAACCCATTTTATGACTCTCGTGTAGTGGGTAAATACTGTGAAAAGCGGGATCCTACACTTGCTGTTGTTGCTTACAGACGTGGGCAGTGTGATGATGAGCTTATTAATGTCACTAACAAAAACTCACTGTTCAAGCTGCAAGCTAG ATATGTGGTTGAAAGAATGGATGGTGATCTGTGGGATAAAGTTCTTCAGCCCGAAAATGAATATAGGAGGCAACTCATTGACCAAGTGGTTTCTACTGCATTGCCTGAGAGCAAGAGCCCTGAGCAAGTGTCTGCTGCTGTCAAGGCTTTCATGACAGCCGACCTCCCTCATGAACTGATTGAGCTTCTCGAAAAGATTGTCCTTCAGAATTCCGCGTTCAGTGGAAACTTCAATCTGCAGAACCTGCTCATCTTGACCGCCATCAAGGCGGATCCATCCAGAGTCATGGACTATGTTAACAGATTGGACAACTTTGATGGGCCTGCCGTTGGAGAAGTTGCTGTTGAAGCACAACTGTACGAGGAGGCTTTTGCTATATTCAAGAAGTTCAACTTAAATGTGCAGGCTGTCAATGTTCTCTTGGATAACATCCGAAGCATAGAAAGAGCTGAAGAGTTTGCATTCCGTGTTGaagaagatgctgtttggagCCAGGTTGCTAAGGCCCAGTTACGTGAAGGTTTAGTCAGCGAGGCAATTGAGTCCTTCATTCGTGCAGATGATGCAGCACATTTCCTTGATGTCATCCGTGCTGCTGAGGAAGCCAATGTGTACAATGATTTAGTTAAGTACCTTCTGATGGTAAGGCAAAAGGCAAGAGAGCCCAAAGTTGATGGAGAACTCATCTTTGCATATGCCAAGATTGATAGACTCAGTGACATTGAAGAATTCATTCTTATGCCAAATGTTGCCAACCTCCAAAATGTTGGTGACCGTCTGTATGATGAAGAACTATATGAAGCTGCAAAGATAATCTATGCCTTCATCTCAAACTGGGCTAAGCTGGCTGTTACCCTGGTTAAGCTGAAGCAGTTCCAAGGTGCTGTGGATGCTGCTCGCAAGGCTAACAGCGCTAAAACATGGAAGGAGGTCTGCTTTGCATGTGTTGACGCTGAGGAGTTCCGTCTTGCGCAGATATGTGGTCTCAATATTATTGTCCAG GTTGATGACTTGGAAGAAGTGAGTGAATACTACCAAAATAGAGGATGCTTCAGTGAACTTATCTCTCTCATGGAGAGTGGTCTTGGGCTTGAACGTGCACACATGGGCATCTTTACAGAATTGGGAGTTCTGTATGCTAGATACCGCACTGAGAAGCTAATGGAACACATCAAACTTTTCTCCACCCGTCTCAACATTCCTAAGCTTATCCGGGCTTGTGATGAGCAACAACACTGGAAAGAACTTACCTACCTATACATACAGTATGATGAATTTGACAATGCTGCCACCACTATCATGAACCATTCTCCAGATGCATGGGATCATATGCAGTTCAAGGATGTTTGTGTTAAAATTGCAAATGTTGAGCTATATTACAAGGCAGTGCACTTCTATTTGCAAGAGCACCCAGATCTCATCAATGATATGCTAAATGTGCTTGCGCTTCGTTTAGATCATACCAGAGTTGTAGACATAATGCGCAAG GCTGGTCAGTTGCATCTTGTGAAGCCGTATATGGTTGCAGTTCAGAGTAACAATGTCACTGCTGTGAATGAAGCGTTGAATGAGCTTTATGTTGAAGAGGAAGACTACGAGAGACTCCGTGAATCAGTTGATATGCACGATAACTTTGATCAGATAAGTCTTGCCCAGAAG CTTGAGAAGCATGAATTGCTTGAGATGAGGAGGATTGCTGCCTACATTTACAAGAAGGCTGGCAGATGGAAGCAATCCATTGCTCTATCGAAGAAAGACAACATGTACAAGGATTGCATGGAGACATGCTCACAGTCTGGTGACCGTGAGCTGTCAGAGGACTTGCTTGTCTATTTTATCGAGCAG